AACTGGAATCCCACGCGCGGCCAGCGCGAGCGCTTCGGTGGGACCGGATGTCGCATAGCCGGCGAACTTGCCGGTGTTCTTGCAGGCCTGCAGCGTTCTCTCCACCGCTTCCGCATGCACCTCACTGGCGAACCGATCACGCGGGTGGATGCCGTATGAGAGCGCCAGATCGGACGGCCCGATCCAGCAACCATCGACACCTGGCGTCGAGAGAATTGCCTCGGCGTTTTCTACCGCGGTCTTGGTCTCGATCTGCACCGCCAGAAAAACCTCGCGGTCGATTTCATCGGTGTAGTTGGCGCCGTATCGCGCCGCTCGCCCCCAGCCCCAGGAGCGCGTGCCGATCGGCGGAAAGCGGCAGGCATCCGCGGCCCTTTTTGGCATCGGCGGCGCTGTTCACCATGGGAACCACGATGCCGACACACCCTTCGTCCAGGAAGCGGCCGATCCAGGTGAAATCGTTGACTGGAACGCGGGCAACCGCATCGGCCGGGTAACCGCCGATCGCCAGAAGGCAATCGATCACGCG
The sequence above is drawn from the Thermomicrobiales bacterium genome and encodes:
- a CDS encoding aldolase/citrate lyase family protein, which produces MPKRAADACRFPPIGTRSWGWGRAARYGANYTDEIDREVFLAVQIETKTAVENAEAILSTPGVDGCWIGPSDLALSYGIHPRDRFASEVHAEAVERTLQACKNTGKFAGYATSGPTEALALAARGIPVPDR
- a CDS encoding aldolase/citrate lyase family protein; this encodes MKNRTLAKIKAGKPVYGFASGIGSPIATETLAASGIDFVFLDGQHGSFGMDRVIDCLLAIGGYPADAVARVPVNDFTWIGRFLDEGCVGIVVPMVNSAADAKKGRGCLPLSADRHALLGLGASGAIRRQLHR